The Terriglobus roseus sequence TCTGTCCGAAGAAGAAATTCTCTGGCTTCAACACTGCCTCCAGCCCATCGCAGCCTGAGGAGGATAGGAAACGCTGCATCAGCGCGGTGTAGACGTCACTGCGGAACCGGTTGGAGGCCACGCACACGGCCAGCGTGATCCGCAGACCGACGAGAATCGCATCCTCTACTTCGAGTCCGGTGCCCATCATCCGAAAGGGTTCGAGACGAATCAGCGTCCGCTCTGCCAAATTCGACGGCGCTAGAGAGGATGGCTCCACGGAGACCAACCCCGCATACCAGGCTCCGGTCCATCGCATGGTGCCACGCGCTTGCGTGATGTTCTTATCCAGCAGTGCGGCGGTGGCGTAATCGTCTTCCGTCACGCAGCGCAGTTGCGACTGGAAGGCAAAGGGAGCATGCTGACGAATGTGTTCGGGAGTCTCCGCGTCTGCTGCCGCGGCGGCCGGTAGTGGATTACGCACGGATATCACAGGCAGCGTTGTGACCGTATGAAGCAGCGTGTCCGAGCCGGTCAGTCCAGAGCGTCCATTGCCAACGCGATAGCTTGCCGTAAACTGCTCTCCCGGATCCACCGCTGCACCATGCTGTCCGTCACCGAAGCGAAGCGAAGTCGCACCGCCGTCTTCAATCTCCAGCACAAACACGAGATCTTCTTCGGCACTCGCCAGCAGGTCTGGTTGCGAAGACCAGGATCGGCCACTGTCATCCTCTACCTCGATCTGCGGCAGAGCAGATGACGCGTCCGCGGTGGGGTTCAGAAAGAGGCTTGCAGGAGCCGACGCATCGAACGGCAACTGGAACGTGAGTGGACCGGAAGACAGCGTGGGTCGGAAGCGGGTCAGGGCCATTTCAGTAACCGCCCCGGAACTACAGGTGCAGCCGGTGGAGACCGGTGAGATCGGTGCATCCAGCACGGTGCCGAGCGACTCCTTCGCGACCCACACGCCCTGATCCGCAGGGACCGCGTTGCCATAGGCACGAGCCACACCGGAGATACTTTTGCTGCCATGCGCTGCGTCCAGCATTGACGAGATGCACAGCGAGAACGGCAGCGCATCCGCGACATCCCACTCGATCTCGGTGACGGGAGTATTGTTCAACGGGTCGACTAGCGGCTCGCCAGCATCATCCGCGACACGGACGCCTGTCAGGCGAACCGCCCAGCGGTGCGCAGTGTTCGCATCTTCTGCTTTCCCGGTCTTTGCACCCAGCACTTCTTCGAAGATCAGGACATCTCCCACTCGAAGGGTAGTGAGATTTTCGACCAGCGTGGCAGATGTTGCGCCCTGTCGCAGACAGCAGTTCATGTCGCTCCAGGTGTACAGGTCCATCGCATTCTGCTCTTGATACAAGCGCGCATCGAGCATGCTGGCGTAGACCGGCTGCCCATTCGACAGCAACACATTGAGCAGCGCGGTCTGCGATGGGTCATCCGGTGATAAGACGGGCGGGACACCTGCGGTGCGCACGTAGAACTCGGTGCCTGCAGGTAACACGAGATCGTCCTTCCCCGTGCTGACGCAGACCCATGTCCGGGCATTGCAGCCTTCGCCAATGCGGTAGTCCACAAGCCGCGCGTGGCGCCGCAGCGAGACTCGGCTACGCGCCGTGCTCAGGTACGCCTCGGTGTTGACCGCATCCTGCATGTAACTCAACCGATCGGCGAGATAAGCCAGCAGTTCTACCAGCGTGATTCCTAAATCAGCAGCATGCGACTCTGTCCACGTCGGCATCAGCACCGAGAGCCGATCTAACATGCCCTGACGGAAACCTTCATAATCCTTCGCGAGATAGTTGATGGAAGGCGCGGCAATGGGAGCCTCGCCACAGCAGCTTTCCGTGTAGCAGTCTGCGGGCGAAGCACAGCCGGCCTTGAAGGAGAACGTGATCTCCGACAGCTGCGGGTCGAACGTCTCCGGTGGGTCCAGCGCATCGGCGCCAGCCCGCAGTTTCAGCGTGTAGGTCGAGAAATCTCCCGTGCCATCGAGTTGAATGCGGAGCGTGCGTGACGTCGCACCGTCGCGCAACGCGATGCTCATCACGTGTAACGGGGCACCACCGCTGACCGTGACCTGATCCACGCCCGGCACCACCATTGGTGTACGCAACAGCGTTACATCTAGCGCTGTCCCACAGCCGGGAGTTCCTGCAACCTCCAGGTAATCGATGCCATTCAGCGAGGAGTGCGCAAGCACCTGCGCGCGCCGTCGTTGTGCAGAACAGAAGTAAGTCATACGGCACCTCCTCCCACCTGGAATTGCTCTGTATGGGGCTGGCCCGTCTCCATCACGGAATACTGCACGGTGATGGTCACCGTGGAATCATTACCGTCGACTGAGACGGCCTCAACACGCACAACATCCAGCAGCCATTGCTGCAGCGCCCCTTGAATCAACTGGTTCTGCGTCGCCAGCATCATCGCGCTGTTCGGCTCAAAGACCAGCCGTGAAGCACCGCTCCCGAAGTTCGGGCGGTTCACACGTTCTCCCGGCGCGGTTAACAGGATCTGTTCAATCATCTGCCGGATGTGCGCCAGACGCGGCGTCCCGGCCGTGATGCCGGTGCTGTCGAAGCCGTAAGGAAAACGCAGATCCATAACAATTACCTCGACCGTTCCTGTTACGTCGCCATCACCCGTACCTGCGTCACCACCGGCATCAGCGGTGTGCCGTTCGGAACACAGACAGCCTGCCCTGTAGCAACCACAAGCGGTTGCCCGACAGAGAGAACACGTGTGGTTCCCGTGACCCATTGCCCTGTAAGGCACGGCAGCAGTGGCGGTGGTGCCAGCGGGCATCCCGCAACGACCCACGGCGCGGCGATGAGGCAGGAGGGCGCGCCACCGAGCATCACGCGCGGATTCGGTGCGGTCGGCATGGCCTGCCCGCCGTGGCTACATAAAACGGTTGCTCCCACCTGCACTAATGGTCCCGGCATCGCTTCGCTCCTTTCTGCTCCTCACTTACACAACCTGCAGAGCGCCTCCGTTGATGGTCACGGCCGGCCCCGTCATCATGATGGTGGCGCCCTGTCCGTTGCTGATGGTGATTCCCGTGTCATTCACCGCAATCATTGCGCCTGTCGTTGTCTTCAGCAGGATGCCGCCGGTCGGTCCCGGAACATCGCTCACCACCAGCGTGTTCTGTCCTGTGGTCTGGATCACCAGTTGCTGCAAACCCGGCGGCGCTGCAAGTGCAAGCGCTGGTATCTCGGCAGAGCTGCCCCAGAAGCCTCCAACCCAGATCGGATAATCCGGGTCCCCACCTTCAAACTCGACCCACACACCGGATTGCACCGCCGGCAGCACGAACATGCCGCTTTGAATGCCTGCAAAGGGAAAGCAAGGCATCGCCCAGGTTGACGGCAACAGCCCTCCCACGGCGGCCACCTGTACCATGAGCCGTCCCATCTGCATGGGGTCTACGTTGACCAGCACCGTGCCACGATATTTTCCGTAATACTTCGCCAAGCGGCTCTCCTTTGATCAGTAAGGCAATGCCGGAACCAGCGGGATGTTTGAAATCAGTGCATTCCGCTTGAGTGTGAAGCTCTGCTTGTACTGCCCCGGCTGAATGGTGTGCGTCGTGCTTTCCACGTAATGCAGCCCATCAAACGCAAGGCCTGCACCGCGCACGCCCACAAGCGACCGCGCTCTCAGAATCCATCCATACCGCTGCACATCCAGCGTTCCGTCGCCGGTCACAACGTCGCTCGTCTCCACGGCCTTGGCCCATAGCCGCATCAGCGTCTGTGCCACGGGCTTATTCGAGACGTCGTCCAGCGGCTCAATCTTTTGCGGCACGGGAATCACCAGTCCCAAAGGCGGACTGAACGGTGTTACAGCCGGGATCGGCACCGGAATGATTGCCTTCGTCAACGGATCCTGTATGTACGCCAACGGCATCACGGACTCCTGCGTCTGGTAGCGGAAGTTGAGCGACTCCACGTTGGTCCAGCTGTCCATGTTTGCGTTCAACGCCGGCTGCGGTATGCCGATGCGCACGCTCGGCCCCCAATAGGCGGTGCTTGTTCCGGGCAACAGGCCCGGCTCAACATAGAAGACGTATCCCACCTCCTCCGCAAGCTTACGGATGTAAGCAAGGTCGGTGCCCTCTTGTGTCGGGATCTTTTCTACGGGTACTTCCACGTCCGGTGCGGGCACCGGGATGACCATCGGAACGATGCCGAAGACGGCGTACTTCGCAAGGATGGTGAGAACACGCAGATCCGGCGTCATGCCTGGATAGGGCACGCCATTCATCTTCACAAGATCCATCACGGCAGAGAGATCCTGTCCTGTCAGGACTAACTTCGAACTGCCGTGCATGGCATCGGGCGCAATCTCGTGGTGCTGAATTACACCGTCCATGACAACCTGCGGTATGCCCCCGAAGGTAACCATCAGGATCACTCGCAGCATGGGAATCGGGCCGCCTGCAGCAAGGAGAAAGAGGGTCTGCAGGATTGAATTATTCGCCAAGGTGAACGTCAGTTGGAAGCCGCTGCGATCCGATGAGTTCGTGATCTCCACGGATGTCAGCGCATCGGTCACAGGCTTCGGCACGGGCACCGCGATCACGGGTCCGGCAAGCAGTGTCAGGTAGAGTCCGTTAGCCATTGCGGGACCCCGGTGGAAGATTCGAGGCCAGCGGAATCCTGATAGCGATTCCCGGCTCCTCGGTGAGGGCCTCTGCATCGGTCGCGGCATTTGCGTCGGCAATCATCCAGAACAGCAACGGATCGCCTAGAAACTTTGCCGCCAGGTTATCCAGCCGGTCCCCCTGCTGCACCGTGTAAGTGCGCGTCGAAGAGTACACCGCGATCTGCGGGAGAATGCGTCGTGAGAGGTAGCGAACAGCAACGCCGTCGGGGCCCACGTACTCCTGCGTCGCGGCGCCGTAGTACCGGCTGGAAGGGTTCGTTGGCGCGCCGGTGCCGGCGGCGGATTGAATCATCGATGCGAGTGCGCTATCCATCTCTTCCACTCCTCTCTTCAGGCTCTGCGTGCCATTGCTTCCTTGCCCATCTGGTATGCCATGTACACCGCTCCCACGGGCGACAGGAAGCCAGCGTCACTGACGCTCAATACGCGCAGATCGAGCGCTATCTTTGCGCGAATCGGATTCAACTGTGCGTCAAATGCCTCTTCCGTAATTTCAAAGCCCGTGATGCGCACCGGCGTCACACGGTTCGTGCCCCATGCCAGCAGCGTCAGCGGAGAAGACATGGGCAGAATCTCGATGGTTCCGATGAGCGAGAGGATTTCGTTCACGATCATCTCTGTGCTGCTCGGATAGAGCAGCGTCTCCAGCAACGCCATCTGCGGCTGCAGGCCAACGCTGGTGGCCGTGGCATCGCCCGCCTCAAGACTGTCGGTGGCATCCAGTTCCACCGTTAGACGGATGGTCTCAACCGGTGGCCCCTTCAATCGGAGCAGTTCACTACGATCTGGCTCCTCGCCCGGTGTTTGCGGCTTCAGCGAGCGTGTGATGGTTTCGGGGTTGTACTGCAGCGCGATCCGGCCCATGGGTATGCCCGTATTCGGCTCCAGCAATACCAGCGCGCCCTTGACCAAGCGAGGAGAGATATTAGGCACGCGTCACCTCCTCGCGTCTTTGATCAGTCGTCTTCAATGCCCGCAGCAGACCCGCAGCGACCTGCCGTGCCGCGTCTTCCACCGTTGCACCGGCCGAGAGCGCTGGGATGGCAAGACGGTTCAGGTGGAGGTTACCGCCATGCGTAAGCCCCTGCCCCTGCTGCATGCCCTGCGTCATGGCCTTCTGCAAAGCCAAGTGAAAGCGCTCGCCAGCATCCGCTCCAAAGCCGCGCAGCGACAATCGACCAATCTGCAGCCTTACCTGCGGTGCCGCGGCTCCGTGCCCTGCACCCGCTGCCGGCATCGACTTCCCCGGAATTGGTCTCATATCCACCCCCCGGTCTCGGATGGCGTAAGGATCTTGTCCATCTTGGTGTACTCCGTGCGAACGCCTGCAGCGATGTGGCTCATGCGAACCGGCAGTTCGTCGTTCGCTGCCATGTACGCAGCGTGCATGGCGATGTTGCGGATGACCGCGCCTGAGACATGCAAGTGCGCCAGTTGTTCTGGCTTCAGCCCCTCGGTGGGTGTCGCCGATGGGAAGACGCGCGACCACATCTGCCGGCGTGACGCCTCGTCTGGAAATGGAAACTGCACGATGAAGCGAATCCTTCGCAGGAAGGCTGGGTCCAACGCCCGCTGCATGTTTGTCGTCAAGATAGCGATGCCGCTGTACGACTCCATGCGCTGCAGAAGGTAGCTGACCTCAAGATTCGCGTATCGGTCATGGCTGTCTTTCACTTCGCTGCGCTTGCCAAAGAGCGCATCTGCCTCGTCGAACAACAGCAACGCGCCGCTTTGCTCCGCAGCATCAAAGACCCGCTTCAGGTTTTTCTCGGTTTCACCGATGTACTTGCTCACAATGGCAGCAAGATCAATCTGGTAAAGATCCAACCCAAGTTCGCCCGCAAGAATCTCCGCAGCCATCGTCTTGCCCGTGCCGCTGGGCCCGGCAAAGAGTGCGGTCAGGCCCGTGCCGCGCGCATAGCGTGAGGAGAATCCCCAATCCTGGTTCACTCGCCGACGATGACGCACGTGCATCATCAGCTCCCGGAGCGTCTCCTTCTGTGATTCAGGCAGCTCCATGTCTTCCCAACGAGCACGCGGGTCGATCCGCTGCGCCAACCCTTCAAGCGGTCGCCGTGCATGATCCCGGCAGCTTTGCAGGAGTGCATCGGC is a genomic window containing:
- a CDS encoding GPW/gp25 family protein, which encodes MDLRFPYGFDSTGITAGTPRLAHIRQMIEQILLTAPGERVNRPNFGSGASRLVFEPNSAMMLATQNQLIQGALQQWLLDVVRVEAVSVDGNDSTVTITVQYSVMETGQPHTEQFQVGGGAV
- a CDS encoding phage baseplate assembly protein V — its product is MAKYYGKYRGTVLVNVDPMQMGRLMVQVAAVGGLLPSTWAMPCFPFAGIQSGMFVLPAVQSGVWVEFEGGDPDYPIWVGGFWGSSAEIPALALAAPPGLQQLVIQTTGQNTLVVSDVPGPTGGILLKTTTGAMIAVNDTGITISNGQGATIMMTGPAVTINGGALQVV
- a CDS encoding LysM peptidoglycan-binding domain-containing protein, with amino-acid sequence MDSALASMIQSAAGTGAPTNPSSRYYGAATQEYVGPDGVAVRYLSRRILPQIAVYSSTRTYTVQQGDRLDNLAAKFLGDPLLFWMIADANAATDAEALTEEPGIAIRIPLASNLPPGSRNG